A genomic region of Trichothermofontia sichuanensis B231 contains the following coding sequences:
- a CDS encoding GTP-binding protein, whose product MSQWECCYRLSELTLTEPSVTAPSAPAAPAAYPQRQSPVQRLGERARMSVRRLITRCQQRLRTDDLPATEAEVTRFTQTLQQAIAHLTTVNEHLEQQRVRIAAFGLVSRGKSAVLNALVGEKRLPTGPLNGVTQEPQSLFWHLPVTEAHPWPSVIELIDTPGLDEIEGQARAEMAQRVAQQADLILFVVAGDITRTEYQALLELRQAHKPLLLVFNKIDLYPDADRASIYQKLQTLGQSVAPDAQPDAPPSTPTAGSPNSLFPLLTPDEIVLVMADPVPLPMRIEWQNQAVTYTWDQPQPNVEPLRQKILQILQREGMALLAVNALQQARRTEQTIARTTLTAYQDRAEQLVWNYAKYKAIAVALNPIGLLDVFGGSLIDLLLIRALARLYGLPITGHEAGKVCQTLGLSAGGLLLAEVASSTVLGLGKSALSLGAAGLGDVATGLFSYLSLGAGQGAMAGYGTYLVGRATQVYLEQGCTWEPLGPDRVLREILAQVDRQTVLDRLRQELTL is encoded by the coding sequence ATGTCACAATGGGAGTGTTGTTATCGCCTGTCTGAGCTAACCTTGACTGAGCCATCTGTAACCGCGCCATCTGCCCCTGCTGCGCCTGCTGCTTATCCTCAGCGCCAGTCTCCTGTTCAGCGGCTGGGGGAACGGGCGCGAATGAGTGTGCGGCGACTGATTACGCGGTGTCAGCAACGCCTGCGCACTGATGATTTGCCTGCCACCGAGGCGGAGGTTACCCGCTTTACCCAAACCCTCCAGCAGGCGATCGCCCACCTAACCACGGTCAATGAACACCTTGAGCAACAACGGGTACGGATTGCGGCCTTTGGGCTGGTCAGTCGGGGAAAATCGGCAGTTCTCAATGCACTGGTGGGGGAGAAACGGCTCCCGACGGGTCCCCTGAATGGCGTCACCCAGGAGCCACAATCGCTCTTTTGGCATTTACCCGTTACCGAGGCGCATCCTTGGCCCAGCGTCATTGAATTGATTGATACCCCTGGCCTGGATGAAATTGAAGGACAGGCACGGGCGGAAATGGCCCAACGGGTTGCGCAGCAGGCCGATCTGATCCTATTTGTGGTGGCCGGAGATATTACCCGAACCGAGTACCAGGCATTACTGGAATTGCGCCAGGCCCACAAGCCCCTGTTGCTGGTCTTTAACAAAATTGACCTCTATCCCGACGCCGATCGCGCCAGCATTTACCAAAAACTCCAGACCCTCGGCCAATCCGTCGCACCCGATGCGCAACCGGACGCCCCACCTTCTACTCCTACTGCTGGGTCCCCTAATTCCCTTTTCCCCTTACTAACCCCTGACGAAATCGTGCTTGTCATGGCGGACCCTGTTCCCCTGCCGATGCGCATTGAATGGCAGAACCAGGCTGTCACCTATACCTGGGATCAGCCTCAGCCCAATGTGGAACCCCTGCGCCAAAAAATTTTGCAAATCCTACAGCGGGAAGGCATGGCCCTCCTAGCCGTGAACGCGCTGCAACAAGCCCGCCGGACGGAACAGACGATCGCCCGTACGACCCTGACGGCTTATCAAGACCGGGCAGAGCAATTGGTGTGGAATTATGCCAAGTACAAGGCGATCGCCGTTGCCCTGAACCCGATCGGCTTGCTGGATGTGTTCGGCGGTTCCCTGATCGACCTACTGTTGATCCGTGCCCTGGCCCGCCTCTATGGTTTACCCATTACTGGGCATGAGGCGGGGAAAGTGTGTCAAACCTTGGGCTTGAGCGCTGGGGGCTTGTTGCTGGCGGAGGTGGCCAGCAGTACCGTCTTGGGTCTGGGTAAAAGTGCGCTCAGCCTGGGGGCAGCCGGCTTAGGTGATGTGGCCACGGGCCTCTTCAGTTATCTATCGCTGGGGGCAGGGCAAGGGGCAATGGCCGGGTATGGGACCTATCTGGTGGGGCGGGCAACCCAGGTCTATCTGGAGCAGGGGTGTACCTGGGAACCACTCGGTCCCGATCGCGTGTTGCGGGAAATTTTGGCCCAGGTCGATCGGCAAACGGTGCTCGATCGCCTGCGCCAGGAGTTAACCTTATAG
- a CDS encoding Uma2 family endonuclease has protein sequence MVIFNVAPGGRDAYKIWEEGEVPRVIFEMTSASTKAIDQEFKKRLYAQLGVEEYWLFDPKEEWQQPALVGYRLVEEDYQPLPDLCSGALGLRLAVQDHLIAFYRLDTGEKLLMPGELATALNETQQALNQTQQALEVEKQRAAALEAQLAQYRDRFGTLS, from the coding sequence ATGGTCATTTTCAATGTGGCCCCTGGTGGGCGGGACGCCTACAAAATTTGGGAGGAAGGGGAGGTCCCCAGGGTGATTTTTGAGATGACTTCTGCTTCAACGAAAGCGATTGATCAGGAGTTTAAGAAGCGGCTCTATGCTCAATTGGGGGTAGAAGAATACTGGCTATTTGACCCCAAAGAAGAATGGCAGCAGCCTGCGTTAGTGGGTTACCGTTTGGTGGAAGAAGACTATCAGCCTTTGCCTGATCTGTGCAGTGGAGCGTTGGGGCTACGGTTGGCGGTCCAGGATCACCTCATTGCCTTTTATCGCCTGGATACGGGAGAGAAGTTATTAATGCCAGGGGAATTGGCCACTGCCCTCAACGAAACGCAGCAGGCCCTCAATCAGACGCAGCAAGCATTGGAGGTGGAAAAACAGCGAGCAGCAGCATTGGAAGCTCAATTGGCCCAGTATCGCGATCGATTTGGCACCTTATCCTAG
- a CDS encoding DsbA family protein yields the protein MGLRGVFTGIFTKVNSCRTGFSTVTTLVAACLCFTLVGCADGVQADSRIDPKLEAQVLQIIREYPEAILDSLQQYQQAQEAKQQQARREFLTQMQTNPRQIIGQSPPQGVAAQTIVLVEFSDFQCPYCAKVSEAIRAFMAKHGDEVTFVYKHFPLTAIHDQALPAAKAAWAAQQQGKFWEFHDALFAEQNQLGDELYHAIAQRLNLDLARFDRDRARAGAGLQADLDLAESLGLSGIPVLFMNGEVLTGAVAVEALEAVLERVRKTAAR from the coding sequence GTGGGATTACGCGGGGTATTCACCGGGATATTCACCAAAGTCAACTCTTGCAGGACTGGGTTCTCAACTGTCACGACTCTAGTAGCAGCCTGTCTCTGTTTTACCCTGGTTGGTTGTGCGGATGGCGTCCAGGCCGATAGCCGCATTGACCCCAAGCTCGAAGCCCAGGTCCTGCAAATTATTCGCGAATATCCAGAGGCCATCCTGGACTCCCTGCAGCAGTACCAGCAAGCCCAAGAGGCCAAACAACAACAGGCCCGCCGCGAGTTCCTCACGCAGATGCAGACTAACCCCCGCCAGATCATTGGCCAGTCTCCCCCGCAAGGAGTTGCTGCCCAAACGATCGTGCTTGTCGAATTTTCCGACTTCCAGTGTCCCTACTGCGCCAAGGTTAGTGAAGCCATCCGCGCCTTTATGGCCAAACATGGCGACGAAGTGACTTTTGTCTACAAACATTTCCCCCTGACTGCTATCCATGATCAGGCCCTCCCTGCTGCAAAAGCCGCTTGGGCCGCCCAACAACAAGGTAAATTCTGGGAGTTTCACGATGCCCTCTTTGCCGAGCAGAATCAGTTAGGCGATGAGCTTTATCATGCGATCGCCCAGCGCTTAAACCTGGATCTGGCTCGCTTTGATCGCGATCGTGCCCGTGCCGGGGCAGGACTCCAAGCCGACCTTGACCTTGCCGAGAGCTTGGGCCTATCCGGCATCCCTGTCTTGTTTATGAATGGCGAGGTACTGACCGGAGCAGTTGCCGTGGAAGCGTTGGAAGCGGTGCTGGAGCGGGTGCGTAAGACGGCTGCTCGCTGA